Proteins encoded by one window of Trueperaceae bacterium:
- the rplB gene encoding 50S ribosomal protein L2: MPTKKYRPYTPSRRFMTTSDFGEVTRSKPEKSLLKPIKKSGGRNNMGRITSRFRGGGHKRRYRVVDFKRRDKSGVPARVAAIEYDPNRSANIALLHYADGEKRYILAPDKVSVGATLLAGESAEPNPGNAMPLRLVPVGSVVHAVELVPGKGAQLARSAGTSLQIQGRDGAYVTVRMPSGELRRVHGDCYATIGTVGNAEHKNIVLGKAGRKRWLGRKPHQRGRAMNPVDHPHGGGEGRSTGGRPPVSPWGQQAKGYKTRDKRKVSGRFIVRRRKGK; this comes from the coding sequence GTGCCTACCAAGAAGTACCGACCGTACACCCCCTCCCGCCGCTTCATGACCACGTCCGACTTCGGCGAGGTCACGCGCAGCAAGCCCGAGAAGTCGCTGCTCAAGCCGATCAAGAAGTCGGGCGGGCGCAACAACATGGGCCGCATCACCTCGCGTTTCCGCGGGGGCGGCCACAAGCGCCGCTACCGCGTCGTCGACTTCAAGCGCCGCGACAAGTCCGGCGTGCCGGCGCGGGTCGCCGCCATCGAGTACGACCCGAACCGCAGCGCGAACATCGCCCTGCTGCACTACGCCGACGGCGAGAAGCGCTACATCCTGGCACCGGACAAGGTCTCGGTGGGCGCCACGCTGCTGGCCGGCGAGAGCGCCGAGCCGAACCCCGGCAACGCCATGCCCTTGAGGCTGGTACCCGTCGGCAGCGTCGTGCACGCCGTCGAGCTGGTGCCGGGCAAGGGCGCCCAGCTCGCCAGGTCCGCCGGCACCAGCCTGCAGATCCAGGGGCGCGACGGCGCCTACGTGACCGTCCGCATGCCCTCGGGCGAGCTGCGACGCGTGCACGGCGACTGCTACGCCACCATCGGCACGGTCGGCAACGCCGAGCACAAGAACATCGTGCTCGGGAAGGCCGGCCGCAAGCGCTGGCTGGGCCGCAAGCCGCACCAGCGCGGCCGCGCCATGAACCCTGTCGACCACCCCCACGGCGGCGGGGAGGGTCGCTCGACGGGCGGCAGGCCGCCCGTCAGCCCGTGGGGCCAGCAGGCGAAGGGCTACAAGACCCGCGACAAGCGCAAGGTCTCCGGTCGCTTCATCGTCCGCCGCCGGAAGGGGAAGTGA
- the rplW gene encoding 50S ribosomal protein L23, protein MNASEVIIGPVLSEKAVTAMQTGKYTFYVHPRANRVQVKEAVETVFDVDVTRVNLVKVRGKVKRMGRFSGRTENRLKAIVTLRPGQRIEQLEGLS, encoded by the coding sequence GTGAACGCGAGCGAGGTCATCATCGGCCCGGTCCTGTCGGAGAAGGCAGTCACGGCCATGCAGACGGGCAAGTACACCTTCTACGTCCACCCGCGCGCGAACCGCGTGCAGGTCAAGGAGGCCGTGGAGACGGTCTTCGACGTCGACGTCACGCGGGTGAACCTCGTCAAGGTGCGCGGCAAGGTGAAGCGGATGGGCCGCTTCTCCGGCCGCACGGAGAACAGGCTCAAGGCCATCGTGACCCTCAGGCCCGGTCAGAGGATCGAGCAGCTCGAGGGCCTCTCGTAA